One Podospora pseudopauciseta strain CBS 411.78 chromosome 5 map unlocalized CBS411.78m_5, whole genome shotgun sequence DNA window includes the following coding sequences:
- a CDS encoding uncharacterized protein (EggNog:ENOG503PCUA) produces the protein MDCDDNGIRGGSSTRLPPPSSPAENDLVEDIGDLHINSSPSTSYRSLNDLPVEILREIVEELTPHEHHYDWDWDYCSVCHGGEKCKLDESDIRNLRLVNGLFYRPRHAGAATGDARSRIWRSLYQSCKWHTNQGSGRGPVYFTNTRLQLLNKQVERYGVGRNPTPSIGFLDSHGEFISEPAESCEAASTFDEICKSWSLMMEIWSLRSTRLNNAKEMSGAPFSNSYERFKALHLEQSRLYHPNILLDKAALTSWLEAGLSWKISEALFSNGSNFVARLLTDLPVAIHQAGHHLKSLVVNAFPRKGDYSMILPPTKDRDSLLHQLRISCQDLQSVHIDHHAHPPPTRTAPIEGQDKEIIDGYISAVISSLKLKTLNIYLTCFGLHLEGGSRPGDGFHLGPAQSKCPPFPYLIELRVCGVKLDQQEFFTFVQGVGHRLRGLYVDVINVGAMDYLFGVVEDNPFLEPGPEWGHRMHVFGGW, from the exons ATGGACTGCGATGACAACGGCATAAGGGGTGGTTCATCCACACGGCTCCCacctccaagctctcccGCCGAGAATGACCTTGTCGAAGACATCGGCGACCTACACATCAACTCCTCCCCGAGCACATCCTATCGTTCCCTTAACGACCTTCCCGTGGAGATTCTCCGCGAAATTGTCGAAGAGCTCACTCCACACGAGCATCATTATGACTGGGACTGGGACTACTGCTCAGTCTGTCATGGAGGAGAAAAGTGTAAACTGGACGAGTCCGACATTCGCAACCTTCGCCTTGTCAACGGCCTCTTTT ACCGCCCTCGACACGCTGGAGCAGCTACTGGTGATGCCCGGTCTCGCATCTGGCGTTCGCTCTATCAAAGCTGCAAATGGCATACCAACCAAGGCTCTGGCCGAGGCCCGGTTTATTTCACTAACACCCGCCTCCAACTTTTGAATAAGCAGGTAGAGCGATATGGAGTCGGCCGAAATCCCACTCCTAGCATTGGCTTCCTGGACTCACACGGTGAGTTTATTTCAGAGCCCGCCGAGTCGTGCGAGGCCGCTAGCACTTTTGACGAGATATGCAAGAGCtggagtttgatgatggaaaTCTG GAGCCTGCGTTCGACACGTCTCAACAATGCGAAAGAGATGAGTGGAGCTCCATTCTCCAACAGCTATGAGCGGTTCAAGGCTCTCCATTTGGAACAGTCCCGCCTT TATCATCCGAATATCCTCCTGGACAAGGCCGCTCTCACCTCCTGGCTCGAAGCCGGGCTGAGCTGGAAAATAAGCGAAGCCCTTTTCTCCAACGGCAGCAACTTCGTTGCCAGACTCCTCACCGACCTCCCCGTTGCCATCCACCAAGCAGGCCATCACCTCAAAAGTCTAGTTGTGAATGCCTTTCCTCGCAAGGGTGACTACAGTATGAtcctcccaccaaccaaaGACCGcgactccctcctccaccagctccgaaTTTCATGCCAAGACCTCCAATCCGTCCACATTGATCATCACGCCCACCCCCCGCCGACCCGAACCGCCCCCATTGAGGGACAAGACAAAGAAATCATTGACGGTTACATTTCCGCTGTCATCTCCAGCCTTAAACTCAAAACCCTTAACATCTACCTTACCTGCTTCGGCCTTCATCTCGAGGGCGGCAGTCGACCCGGCGATGGCTTCCACCTCGGCCCTGCCCAATCAAAATGCCCGCCATTCCCCTACCTAATAGAGCTCCGTGTCTGTGGAGTTAAACTAGACCAGCAAGAATTTTTCACATTTGTCCAAGGCGTCGGCCACAGACTAAGAGGTCTCTACGTGGATGTCATCAACGTGGGCGCGATGGACTATCTTTTTGGCGTCGTGGAGGACAATCCATTCCTGGAGCCGGGCCCTGAATGGGGGCACAGAATGCACGTGTtcggtgggtggtga
- a CDS encoding uncharacterized protein (EggNog:ENOG503PCFF; COG:S), which yields MDQDEEAYRIDQRRQDELVIITVVFTSLSILVVGTRTFVRAVLMRKFGADDWTMLGALLFSCGYLVEIIIMKYNGVGHAITTLTVDNMLILIKVTLAIQCTYYACVNCIKFSILCMYLRFAVTETLRYACFGLIGFHAVFFIISLTTTLAQCQPLEKMWDLTGVAPGRCINTTAFFYFTSGFNILTDILIFGLPIKTLIGINRPRKEVYALVGVFCIGAFATVIAIIRLHTIIVYTTAVDPFRESILVNLWSVLEVNIGIICASAPALKPLFHPQALREARYGSSGGPPKRTGYHYHSRDKSGTEIKSNIRVEQEFSARSINLGPIPSNTAQVVGGREQNSDQDSVDKILQDRY from the exons ATGGACCAAGACGAAGAGGCATATCGAATCGATCAACGACGACAGGATGAGctggtcatcatcaccgtGGTTTTCACGTCGCTGtccatcctcgtcgtcggcaCCCGCACCTTTGTGCGGGCCGTCTTGATGAGGAAATTCGGCGCCGATGACTGGACCATGTTGGGGGCCTTG ctctTCTCCTGCGGATATCTCGTcgaaatcatcatcatgaagTACAACGGAGTCGGCCACGCAATAACCACCTTGACAGTTGACAACATGCTCATCTTGATCAAGGTGACGTTGGCCATCCAGTGTACCTACTACGCATGCGTCAACTGCATCAAGTTCTCCATTCTGTGCATGTACCTTCGTTTTG CCGTGACAGAAACACTCCGATATGCATGCTTTGGCCTGATAGGCTTCCACGCGGtgttcttcatcatctctcTTACAACCACCCTTGCGCAGTGCCAGCCTCTCGAGAAGATGTGGGATCTCACCGGTGTGGCCCCAGGCAGGtgcatcaacaccaccgcatTCTTTTACTTTACGTCCGGCTTCAACATCCTGACCGATATCCTCATTTTTGGCCTCCCCATCAAGACCTTGATTGGCATCAACCGCCCACGCAAGGAGGTGTACGCTCTTGTTGGCGTGTTTTGCATTGGCGCCTTCGCCACTGTCATTGCCATCATCCGATTGCACACCATCATTGTCTACACCACTGCCGTCGATCCTTTCCGAGAGTCCATTCTCGTCAACCTCTGGTCCGTTCTCGAGGTCAACATTGGCATCATCTGCGCCTCCGCGCCCGCTCTGAAGCCCCTGTTCCACCCCCAGGCACTTCGAGAGGCGAGATATGGTAGCAGCGGTGGCCCGCCAAAGCGGACGGGATACCACTACCATTCACGGGACAAGAGCGGCACAGAGATCAAGAGCAATATCAGGGTTGAGCAGGAGTTCAGTGCCCGGAGTATTAACTTGGGACCCATCCCCAGCAACACCGCCCAGGTAGTCGGGGGGAGGGAACAAAACTCGGATCAAGACAGCGTGGATAAAATCTTGCAGGATCGGTATTAA